CGGCACAAACTCGATGAAATCGTGATTCCCCAGAATACCGGTCACACCATGCGGGCAGTCCAGCAACGGCATAAGCATTTCAAGGCGACGCATCACCTCGTCATGCGAGCCCAGCGTGAAAAATCGAAAATCGCCGGTAATCACACAGGCATCGAAATCAACGCCGTGCAGAACGCGCTTGAGTGCCGTGCATCCGTCTTCAAAACCATCCAGGTGTATGTCGGAAAGTTGCAGCACCCTGAATCCGTCAAAGGGCTCCGGCAATGTTTCCAGCACTACCCGCTGATACTCGAGCCGGATATCAAGTGCGTTCAGGCGGGTACGCCCCAGCATGCCGGAGAGGGACAAAACACTGCGCACAAAAGCGGCAAATGACTCCGTGTTTTCCAGATGCAAACCGCCACGCGCGCCCACGTAGATCTTTCCTGTATGCGTGACCTGCGTAAGAAGACGGCGGCGCAACAGATTCTCCCCCATACGGTCGCGCAATCGGTCATACAGCTCTGAGTCATCGCGCATCGCTGCCCCCCTGACCGAGAGGAAACTCAAGCTGAACACAAACGCCGCTCTCTGCTGCAGGCAGAAGACGAGCAGTTCCTCCCATCACCATCATGGCGCGGCGGACCTTGCAGAGTCCCATTCCCACTCCCGATGATTTGGTGGTGAAAAAAGGGTCGAACACGTAGGGCAAAATATGTTCGGCTATTCCATTGGTGTTATCTTCATAGACCAGTCTGAGAGTCTTACTGTTCTTGCAAAGCGAAAGAACGGCAGCGGGGGCAAGCTCCTTGGGTGCAAAATCACGAGTATTCGCCACAAGCTCGGCAAATATCAGCCCGAGCAATGCAACATCTGCCCACAGCAAAGTTTCGCCACTGGGTTCGCCCCCCGCCTCATCCGAAACACCGCCCCCTGAACAATCTGCAACAGACTTGATAGTGCAGGTAAAATCCGTTCCGTCCCTCTGAAATGCAGTGAGCCATTCGGAAAATACGCTCAGGGGAGACACCCATTCCGGCTGGTGCACGTGAATGGACACAAAGCCTGCCAGCTCCTTAACAATGCCTTCCAGCTTGATGGATTCCTCGCGGATTATTTCCAGACGGTCCTGGCTGGTCTGCACCTCCGCTTCACGCAATAGCTGATTGATCAGCCCGCCAATGACGGTCACCGGATTGCGCACCTGATGCGCCACCGCGCCCGCCAGATTAAGCAGTGCCACCTCTCGCTCATTCACCAACGTGGCAATACGCTCCAACGAACCGCGCTCATCTTCATGACGGGCATTGAAGACTGTCATGTCCTGCAAGATGATAGCTATACCGAGCATTTTCCCTTCGTCCTTGATGAAGGACGAAAGGATGCCCAGATCAACAAAGCTGCCGTCTTTGCGTTCAAAGGATACGGACCGGTTGAGAAAGGGAAGCTCGCCGTGAATTACGTCTATGAGCACCTGATGAAACGCGAGGTTCTTGTGGTCTATTTCAAAGATATCCACCCACCCCTTACCCATGGCAAATTCGCGGTTCAAGCCGACCATTCCGCAAAGGGCCTGATTAATGGCTACAATAGTACCCGTGGGATCAATAACCATGATGCCCACCGGCAGGCGCTCAAACACTGCCTGAACAAGTGATACAGAGAAGGAACCGTCGCATTGCTGCATGACAACACTCCGTAAAATCTGAGCTTATAACATAGCTGGATTTGTATCGGGGTGTGATTATAATCTGAGTTGTACAAGAAGCTCGTTCCTGAAGGCTCGTGGATATTTAACATTCCTGCTTGATACACCCTGTATCGCAAGATCATCTCCTGCCTGCCGGGGGCAAAGGTTGCAGCAATAGCCAATAATTCTCAGCATGCATTCCAGATAAAAAGGTCACCGGTTCAAATATGACTACTGGCTCCTTAAAAATTAGGCGCTTGGGAAAAAATCCTAAGCGCTTTTTCGTGGTCTAGTATATGGGGTGGTATACAGGGATGATCCCGATGCCCGTTTTGCCGAAAGCAAAGCCCC
This region of Desulfovibrio subterraneus genomic DNA includes:
- a CDS encoding metallophosphoesterase; the protein is MRDDSELYDRLRDRMGENLLRRRLLTQVTHTGKIYVGARGGLHLENTESFAAFVRSVLSLSGMLGRTRLNALDIRLEYQRVVLETLPEPFDGFRVLQLSDIHLDGFEDGCTALKRVLHGVDFDACVITGDFRFFTLGSHDEVMRRLEMLMPLLDCPHGVTGILGNHDFIEFVPELEDMGVRVLLNESVLWERQESQLGVAGVDDPHFYMTDDLRQACKDIPDGVTTLLLAHSPELYAKAAEAGIAYYLCGHTHGGQLCLPGGIPLITNARCHRRFTRGRWQYGNMQGYTSRGTGSSGVAARLFCPPEITIHELRRRP
- a CDS encoding PAS domain S-box protein translates to MQQCDGSFSVSLVQAVFERLPVGIMVIDPTGTIVAINQALCGMVGLNREFAMGKGWVDIFEIDHKNLAFHQVLIDVIHGELPFLNRSVSFERKDGSFVDLGILSSFIKDEGKMLGIAIILQDMTVFNARHEDERGSLERIATLVNEREVALLNLAGAVAHQVRNPVTVIGGLINQLLREAEVQTSQDRLEIIREESIKLEGIVKELAGFVSIHVHQPEWVSPLSVFSEWLTAFQRDGTDFTCTIKSVADCSGGGVSDEAGGEPSGETLLWADVALLGLIFAELVANTRDFAPKELAPAAVLSLCKNSKTLRLVYEDNTNGIAEHILPYVFDPFFTTKSSGVGMGLCKVRRAMMVMGGTARLLPAAESGVCVQLEFPLGQGGSDAR